One Methylocapsa sp. D3K7 DNA window includes the following coding sequences:
- a CDS encoding pyridoxine 5'-phosphate synthase — protein MPHPPYLRLGVNIDHVATLRNARGGGVPDPVRAALLAIAAGADGITAHLREDRRHIRDEDMARLKREIKKPLNFEMAATDDMVAIALDKRPHASCLVPEKRSERTTEGGLDVFSGHDHLKVVTAELGKAGVRVSLFIEPSLEAVQASRSIGARVIEFHTGAWCDALTHNENARAEHELARIKAAAALASAQGLECHAGHGLDFVTAKIAAGIPEIVELNIGHFLIGEAVFIGLTAAIAKMRAAMNEGRALAAGSES, from the coding sequence GGGCGGCGGGGTCCCGGATCCGGTGCGCGCCGCACTCCTCGCCATCGCGGCCGGCGCTGATGGCATTACCGCTCATTTGCGCGAGGACCGGCGCCACATCCGCGATGAGGACATGGCGCGGCTGAAGCGGGAGATCAAGAAGCCGCTCAATTTTGAGATGGCGGCGACCGATGACATGGTGGCGATCGCTCTTGACAAGCGGCCGCACGCAAGCTGCCTTGTCCCTGAAAAGCGCAGCGAGCGCACGACCGAGGGCGGCCTCGATGTCTTCAGCGGTCACGATCATTTGAAAGTTGTCACCGCCGAGCTTGGCAAGGCTGGGGTCCGCGTCTCCCTGTTCATCGAACCCTCCTTGGAAGCCGTGCAAGCCTCGCGCTCGATCGGAGCACGCGTCATCGAATTCCACACCGGCGCCTGGTGCGATGCGCTCACCCATAATGAAAACGCGCGCGCCGAGCATGAACTTGCGCGTATCAAGGCGGCGGCGGCATTGGCGAGCGCCCAGGGACTGGAATGTCACGCAGGCCATGGACTGGATTTTGTTACGGCGAAAATTGCCGCGGGCATACCGGAGATCGTTGAACTCAATATCGGTCATTTTCTGATCGGGGAGGCGGTGTTCATCGGTCTTACGGCGGCGATTGCCAAGATGCGGGCGGCGATGAACGAAGGCCGGGCGCTGGCGGCCGGCTCGGAGAGTTGA
- the acpS gene encoding holo-ACP synthase — MIIGFGNDLCDIRRIEDSLTRFGERFVQRCFTETERRKSDARAGRAASYAKRFAAKEACAKALGTGFRAGVAFRDMGVVNLPSGKPTMALTGGAAARLAALTPPGYLVLIHLTLTDEYPLAQAQVIIEAIEPAAAR; from the coding sequence ATGATCATCGGCTTCGGCAACGACCTTTGCGATATCAGACGCATTGAGGACTCCCTGACGCGCTTCGGCGAGCGTTTCGTGCAGCGCTGCTTCACCGAGACTGAGCGGCGGAAATCGGATGCGCGAGCGGGCCGTGCCGCCTCTTACGCGAAGCGCTTCGCCGCCAAGGAAGCTTGCGCGAAGGCGCTCGGCACCGGATTCCGGGCTGGGGTTGCTTTTCGTGACATGGGGGTCGTTAATCTGCCTTCAGGCAAGCCGACGATGGCCCTGACTGGCGGCGCTGCGGCGCGGCTCGCGGCTCTCACGCCGCCCGGTTATTTGGTGTTGATCCATCTGACTCTGACCGACGAATATCCGTTGGCCCAGGCACAGGTGATCATCGAGGCCATCGAACCCGCCGCCGCCCGATGA
- the lepB gene encoding signal peptidase I, whose protein sequence is MKQGAKESGKGDTLKVIFQALLIALVVRTFLFQPFNIPSGSMIPTLLIGDYLFVSKYTYGYSDHSIPFSPHLFSGRIFASPPKRGDVAVFKLPRDGQTDYIKRVIGLPGDKIQMQDGRLYINGVIVPREPIAKVHTEDFYERETEVPTYRETLPGGISHTIIEIQGDTGYNDNTSVFEVPEGHYFMMGDNRDNSTDSRVPPDQGGVGFVPFENLVGRAELIFFSVGKGEPAWAVWEWPWTVRWDRMFKTVK, encoded by the coding sequence ATGAAGCAAGGCGCGAAAGAGAGCGGCAAGGGCGATACCTTGAAGGTCATCTTCCAGGCGCTGTTGATCGCCTTGGTCGTCCGCACCTTTTTATTCCAGCCGTTCAATATTCCGTCTGGCTCGATGATCCCGACCTTGTTGATCGGTGATTATCTTTTCGTATCAAAATACACCTACGGCTATTCCGATCATTCGATTCCCTTCAGCCCGCATTTGTTTTCCGGCAGAATTTTCGCCTCGCCGCCGAAACGCGGTGATGTTGCCGTCTTCAAGCTCCCGCGCGACGGGCAGACGGACTACATCAAACGAGTGATCGGGCTGCCCGGCGACAAGATCCAAATGCAGGACGGCCGCCTTTATATCAACGGTGTCATCGTCCCGCGCGAGCCCATTGCCAAGGTTCATACCGAGGATTTTTACGAGCGCGAGACAGAGGTGCCAACCTATCGCGAGACGTTGCCCGGCGGGATCAGCCATACGATCATCGAGATTCAGGGCGACACGGGATATAACGACAACACTTCAGTTTTCGAGGTGCCCGAAGGGCATTATTTCATGATGGGCGACAACCGGGACAATTCGACCGACAGCCGCGTTCCGCCCGATCAAGGAGGCGTCGGTTTTGTGCCGTTCGAAAATTTGGTCGGCCGCGCCGAATTGATCTTTTTTTCAGTGGGGAAGGGCGAGCCTGCCTGGGCGGTCTGGGAATGGCCCTGGACGGTGCGCTGGGACAGAATGTTCAAAACCGTCAAATAG
- the rnc gene encoding ribonuclease III has product MARKNRDLTQLEERFGHVFADGKLIAAALTHVSAAAGIHSETYQRLEFLGDRVLGLAISEMLYEGFPEANEGELSRRLAGLVRKESCAEVALTWGVESYVRLGESEKQAGGANMAILGDVCESIIGAVFLDAGYAAAKAVVAAAFGARMRSPEHPLRDPKTLLQEWAQARGLPAPLYRETARCGPDHAPEFTISVEVPGYPFAEAKGFAKRLAEQAAAAAFIAREGIGQDSRQTGHKGAA; this is encoded by the coding sequence ATGGCACGGAAAAATCGCGATTTAACGCAACTTGAGGAACGTTTCGGCCATGTTTTCGCCGATGGCAAGCTAATCGCGGCGGCCCTCACCCATGTCAGTGCCGCTGCCGGAATCCATAGCGAAACCTACCAAAGGCTCGAATTTCTCGGTGATCGAGTCTTGGGCCTCGCCATCTCCGAAATGCTTTACGAGGGATTTCCCGAAGCAAACGAGGGAGAGCTTTCGCGCCGCTTGGCCGGTCTGGTACGGAAGGAGAGCTGCGCCGAAGTTGCACTCACATGGGGCGTCGAATCCTATGTAAGGCTCGGTGAAAGCGAAAAGCAGGCTGGGGGCGCCAACATGGCCATTCTCGGCGATGTTTGCGAATCGATCATTGGCGCTGTGTTCCTCGACGCCGGATATGCCGCGGCGAAAGCGGTCGTCGCCGCCGCTTTCGGGGCGCGGATGCGCTCACCGGAGCATCCGCTGCGCGATCCAAAGACTCTGCTGCAAGAGTGGGCGCAAGCGCGTGGCCTGCCGGCGCCTCTTTATCGCGAGACGGCGCGATGCGGCCCCGATCACGCTCCGGAATTCACAATTTCCGTCGAAGTGCCGGGCTACCCGTTTGCCGAAGCGAAAGGCTTCGCCAAACGGCTTGCCGAACAGGCGGCGGCAGCGGCATTCATCGCCCGCGAGGGCATCGGCCAAGATAGCCGGCAAACTGGCCATAAGGGCGCTGCGTGA
- the era gene encoding GTPase Era, with translation MNNEQDAPRCGFVALIGAPNAGKSTLINQLVGTKVSIVSRKVQTTRGTVRGIALEGAAQIIFVDTPGIFAPKRRLDRAMVAAAWGSTGDAEAAALLVDAHKGIDAEVEAILRRLPQSGATKILVLNKIDMVEPPKLLELADKLNRVFPFADTFMISALRGHGAAKLRQHLGALMPPGPWLYPEDQISDMPLRLLAAEITREKIFERLHDELPYASTVETELWKDMPDGSVRIEQTIYVMREGHKKIVIGEGGRTIKAIGTAARKEIIEAADQKVHLFLFVKVRENWGDDPERYREMGLEFPKS, from the coding sequence GTGAATAACGAACAAGACGCTCCCCGCTGCGGCTTTGTCGCCCTGATCGGGGCGCCGAACGCCGGAAAATCGACACTCATCAACCAGCTGGTCGGCACAAAAGTCTCGATCGTCTCACGCAAGGTGCAAACGACGCGCGGCACGGTTCGCGGTATCGCCCTGGAAGGCGCGGCGCAAATCATCTTTGTCGATACGCCGGGAATCTTCGCGCCCAAACGCCGGCTTGACCGCGCCATGGTGGCGGCCGCCTGGGGCAGTACGGGCGACGCCGAAGCGGCCGCCCTGCTCGTTGATGCACACAAAGGCATAGACGCCGAAGTCGAAGCGATCCTGCGCCGCCTGCCGCAAAGCGGCGCCACAAAAATTCTTGTGCTCAACAAGATTGACATGGTGGAACCGCCAAAGCTCCTCGAACTCGCCGACAAACTCAACCGAGTGTTCCCCTTCGCCGACACCTTTATGATCTCGGCCCTGCGCGGCCACGGCGCCGCCAAACTTCGTCAACACCTGGGAGCGCTGATGCCGCCCGGCCCGTGGCTTTATCCGGAAGACCAGATTTCGGATATGCCGTTGCGCTTACTCGCCGCCGAGATCACCCGCGAGAAAATCTTTGAGCGCCTGCATGATGAATTGCCCTATGCCTCGACGGTCGAAACCGAGCTCTGGAAAGACATGCCGGATGGATCGGTGCGGATCGAGCAAACGATCTATGTGATGCGGGAAGGCCATAAGAAGATCGTCATCGGCGAAGGCGGCCGGACGATCAAGGCGATCGGCACCGCGGCACGTAAGGAGATTATCGAGGCGGCCGATCAAAAGGTGCATCTTTTCTTGTTCGTCAAGGTTCGCGAAAATTGGGGCGATGATCCGGAGCGTTACCGGGAAATGGGGCTCGAATTCCCCAAGAGTTGA
- a CDS encoding C1 family peptidase, with product MVRSTLTTKSKSTRHASSNKLLKGLSIRKASPHGKYGWLPDLPDARDFSYAAPLNQFRGGLPSSVDLRPKCPPVYDQGQLGSCTGNAIASAIEFDQRKQGTPEFVPSRLFIYYNERVMEGTVKQDAGAQIRDGIKSVAQLGAPPETDWPYDIAKFSKQPPAKAYKDAKQDIVTSYARVVQSLTQMQGCLAAGFPFVFGFTVYESFESKTVASTGIVPMPAPGEQVLGGHAVVAVGYRDAKRQFIVRNSWGPDWGAKGYFYMPYEYLLTNDYADDFWTIRSVTG from the coding sequence ATGGTTCGATCAACGCTTACCACCAAATCGAAAAGCACTCGCCACGCATCTAGCAACAAGCTTCTCAAGGGCTTGTCTATCAGGAAGGCCTCGCCACACGGCAAATATGGGTGGCTCCCCGACCTGCCCGATGCGCGCGATTTTTCCTATGCCGCGCCGCTGAATCAGTTCCGGGGAGGCTTGCCGAGTTCGGTCGATCTTCGTCCCAAATGCCCGCCGGTCTATGACCAAGGCCAATTGGGCAGCTGCACCGGGAATGCCATTGCCAGCGCGATCGAATTTGATCAGCGGAAACAAGGAACCCCCGAATTCGTACCTTCGCGTCTCTTCATTTACTACAACGAAAGGGTCATGGAGGGCACGGTCAAGCAAGACGCAGGCGCACAAATACGCGATGGGATCAAATCTGTCGCGCAGCTTGGGGCTCCGCCAGAAACAGATTGGCCTTACGACATTGCGAAATTCAGCAAGCAACCTCCTGCCAAAGCATACAAAGACGCCAAACAGGATATCGTTACGTCCTATGCGCGCGTGGTTCAGAGCCTGACGCAAATGCAAGGCTGTCTCGCTGCGGGATTTCCCTTCGTATTCGGATTTACCGTCTATGAAAGCTTCGAAAGCAAGACGGTTGCCTCGACAGGCATAGTTCCGATGCCAGCCCCAGGCGAGCAGGTACTGGGCGGTCATGCCGTGGTCGCTGTCGGCTACCGCGATGCGAAGAGACAATTCATCGTTCGCAATTCCTGGGGGCCGGATTGGGGTGCGAAGGGTTATTTTTATATGCCTTACGAATATCTCCTGACCAACGACTACGCGGATGATTTTTGGACAATCCGGTCCGTCACGGGATGA
- a CDS encoding YicC/YloC family endoribonuclease, with the protein MTLASMTGFARVTGSAGPWRLSWELKSVNAKGLDTRLRLSPPFDEIEPDAKAKIGQKLSRGTIQVAFAAQRDITTPEIRVNQDLLGKLMAAVAEIPLPEMITPATLDGLLSVRGVVEVFDAPEDQAEISTARTSALALLDTALDSLVSMRQGEGAVLTAVLLARLEKIAALTQAADQSPARKPEAIRARLAQLLTTLAGNSNFDQNRLHQEALMLAAKADIREELDRLAAHTAAARDLLAAGGTVGRRLDFLAQELSREANTLCAKSNDASLTALGLELRVEIEQFREQVQNIE; encoded by the coding sequence ATGACACTCGCCAGCATGACGGGCTTTGCCCGGGTCACGGGAAGCGCCGGTCCATGGCGGTTGTCCTGGGAGCTCAAATCCGTCAACGCTAAGGGTCTTGATACGAGGCTGCGGCTTTCACCTCCCTTCGATGAAATCGAGCCGGACGCGAAGGCGAAAATCGGGCAAAAGCTAAGCCGTGGAACGATCCAAGTGGCCTTTGCCGCGCAGCGCGACATCACAACCCCAGAAATTCGTGTCAACCAGGATTTGCTTGGCAAGCTCATGGCGGCGGTCGCGGAAATCCCGCTGCCGGAAATGATCACGCCCGCGACCCTCGACGGACTTCTTTCCGTGCGCGGCGTCGTCGAAGTCTTCGACGCGCCGGAAGACCAGGCCGAGATTTCAACCGCAAGGACGAGTGCTCTCGCCTTGCTCGACACGGCGCTCGATTCGCTCGTCTCCATGCGGCAAGGCGAAGGCGCCGTGCTTACAGCGGTCCTCTTGGCGCGGCTCGAAAAGATCGCCGCGCTGACGCAAGCTGCGGATCAATCGCCGGCCCGCAAGCCCGAAGCCATAAGGGCGCGCCTCGCGCAATTGCTCACAACGCTTGCCGGAAATAGCAATTTCGACCAGAACCGTTTGCATCAGGAAGCGCTCATGCTGGCGGCCAAGGCCGATATCAGGGAAGAACTGGACCGCCTTGCGGCGCATACCGCCGCCGCCCGCGATCTTTTGGCGGCAGGCGGCACGGTTGGCCGCAGGCTCGATTTCCTTGCCCAAGAGCTTTCCCGCGAGGCCAATACGCTGTGCGCCAAATCAAACGATGCGAGCCTGACAGCGCTTGGTCTCGAATTGCGCGTTGAGATCGAGCAATTCCGCGAACAGGTCCAAAACATCGAGTAG
- the gmk gene encoding guanylate kinase — MPLENQLVKHDTGPARKAPLGRRGLMLILSSPSGAGKTTLTRMLLQTKELDLTLSISVTTRPRRSSEVDGIHYMFITKKQFEALRDGGDLLEWAEVHGNLYGTPREAAERVLRQGRDVLFDIDYQGTQQIKQNSAGDAVTIFILPPSMKELRSRLERRAEDPPEGIEKRLNAARNEIRRWTDYDYVLVNDDIQSTFADLLAILSAERRRTARTRDEIGDFVERLLREP, encoded by the coding sequence ATGCCGCTCGAAAACCAACTTGTGAAGCACGACACGGGGCCCGCGCGAAAAGCGCCGCTTGGCCGGCGCGGCTTGATGCTGATTCTTTCGTCCCCATCCGGGGCCGGCAAGACGACCTTGACGCGCATGCTGCTACAAACCAAGGAGCTAGATCTTACTTTGTCGATCTCGGTGACGACGCGGCCGCGGCGTTCGAGCGAGGTTGATGGCATCCATTATATGTTCATCACCAAAAAGCAGTTCGAGGCGCTGCGCGACGGCGGCGATTTGCTCGAATGGGCGGAAGTGCACGGCAATCTTTATGGCACCCCGCGCGAGGCTGCCGAACGGGTTTTACGGCAAGGCCGCGACGTTCTCTTCGACATCGATTATCAAGGGACTCAGCAGATCAAGCAAAATTCGGCCGGGGATGCCGTCACGATTTTTATCTTGCCGCCGTCGATGAAAGAATTGCGCTCCCGCCTTGAACGCCGCGCCGAAGATCCACCCGAGGGCATCGAAAAGCGGTTGAACGCGGCGCGCAATGAGATCCGCCGGTGGACGGATTATGATTATGTGCTCGTCAACGACGATATCCAAAGCACCTTCGCGGATCTTCTCGCGATCCTTTCAGCCGAACGCCGCCGCACCGCACGGACGCGTGATGAAATTGGTGATTTCGTCGAACGGCTGCTCCGCGAACCGTAA
- the greB gene encoding transcription elongation factor GreB: MSKAFTKEPETETEFEDELPALPAGLTNYITPDGFRRLEDEFAELQKNERPKIVETVAWAAGNGDRSENGDYIYGKRRLREIDRRLRFLRKRMEIAEVVDPARQKNHAQVYFGATVTYLTGHGEEKTVKIVGIDEARSELHEISWISPVAKALLKAAEGDSVEVRTPKGIERIEILKILY; this comes from the coding sequence ATGAGCAAAGCTTTCACCAAGGAACCCGAGACGGAAACAGAGTTCGAAGACGAACTCCCCGCACTTCCGGCCGGACTTACAAACTACATCACGCCGGACGGTTTCCGCCGGCTCGAAGACGAATTTGCCGAGTTGCAAAAAAACGAGCGGCCCAAAATCGTCGAGACCGTGGCCTGGGCCGCAGGCAATGGCGACCGGTCGGAAAACGGCGACTATATTTACGGCAAGCGGCGCCTGCGCGAGATCGACCGCCGCTTGCGCTTTCTCCGTAAACGGATGGAAATCGCCGAAGTCGTCGATCCGGCGCGGCAAAAGAACCACGCGCAGGTCTATTTCGGCGCCACCGTCACCTATTTGACCGGACACGGCGAAGAAAAGACGGTGAAGATCGTCGGCATTGACGAAGCGCGTTCGGAGCTCCACGAGATCAGCTGGATCTCGCCGGTCGCCAAGGCACTTTTGAAGGCAGCAGAAGGCGATAGCGTCGAGGTGCGCACGCCCAAAGGAATCGAGCGAATCGAGATTCTAAAAATCCTCTACTGA